The genomic region ACGTCACCGCGACCAGCAGGGCCGCCACGAGTGTCGTGACGGCGAGCAGCGGGACGAAGCGCAGCAGGGTGGCGCGCCGGGTACGACGCACTCGCTGACCTCGGGATCGACGGCCGAACATGGATTCTCCCCATCCGGCGGTGACTCAGGGGAAGGCCCACCGCCAGAGTTGATTAGACACCACATCGGTCCCACACGCCACAGGCTTCACAGAACTACAACGGTGTGATTTAGCCTGGAATTTCAGGCTTCTCGACCCGCGTCCGGGAAGGATGGCGTCACTCCGGGCGTCGCGGCGTCACTCCGGGCGGTGGATGCGGCGCGCGACCTCGGCCACGGTGCCGGACATCGACGGGTAGACCGTGAAGGCATTCGCGACCTGGTCGACCGTCAGGCTGGTCATGACCGCGAGCGACACGACGTGGATCAGCTCGCTGGCCCGCGGACCCACGATCACGCCGCCGATCACCGTGCCACTCCCCCGGCGGGCGAACAGCTTGACGAAGCCGTCGCGCACGCCCTGCATCTTGGCGCGCGGGTTGGCCGACAGCGGCAGCATCGCGACGTCGGCCTGGATGCCCTGCTCGTCGAGCTTCTTCTGCGACAGGCCGACGGTCGCGATCTCCGGCGAGGTGAAGATGTTGCTCGAGACCTGGGAGAGGTCGAGCGGGTGCACCGCAGAGCCGAGGACGTGCGACATCGCGATGCGCCCCTGCTGGGCCGCGACCGACGCGAGCATCAGCACCCCGGTGCAGTCGCCTGCGGCGTAGACGCCGGGCGCCGTGGTGCGGGAGACCCGGTCGACCCGGACGAAGCCACCGTCATCGAGCAGCACGCCGTTCTCGGCCAGCCCGAGCCCGTCGGTGTTGGGGATCGAGCCGAGCGCGAGCAGGCAGTGCGACCCCTCGACGGTGCGGCCGTCGGTGAGCGTGACCCGCACGCCGTCACCCCCGCCGTCGATGGCACAGCGCTCGACGGAGGCCATGCGTGAGTTGCCGAGGACGTCCATGCCGCGGCGGCGGAAGACGTCCTCGATCGTGTCAGCGGCGTCCGGGTCCTCCCCCGGGAGCACGCGGTCACGGCTCGACACCAGGGTCACCCGGGCACCGAGGCCGTTGTAGGCGCTGGCGAACTCGGCACCGGTCACGCCCGAGCCGACGACCACCATGTGCTCGGGCACCTCCTGGAGCGCGTAGACCTGCTCCCACGTGAGGATGCGCTCCCCGTCGGGCTGGGCGGAGTCCACGACGCGCGGGTGCGCCCCGGTCGCGACGAGCACGGCATCGGCGGCGACGGACTCGGTGGCACCGTCGGCAGTCGTGACCTCGACGGTCGTGCCGCTCACGAGGCGCCCGGCGCCCCGGACGATGCGGACGCCGCTGGAGCTGAGCCGCTCCCCGATGTCGCTCGACTGCGCCTGCGCGAGGTCCAGGACCCGGCGGTTGACCTTGGCGAGGTCGGCGTGCACCCCGGACGGGAGCTCGACACCCAGCTCGAGGGACTCGGCCACCTCGGTCAGGACGTCGGCCGTCGCGATGAGCGTCTTGCTCGGCACGCAGTCGGTCAGGACGGTCGATCCGCCCCAGCCGTCGCGCTCGACGATCGTCACCTCGGCCCCGTGCCGGGCCGCCACGAGGGCTGCTTCGTATCCGCCGGGACCGCCACCGATGATCACCACATGAGTCACCGGACCATTGTCCCGCACGCAGTCAGCGTCGATCACGCGGTCCGATGCAGCGGGTCGGCCGTCACCTGACGGATCGAGGCAGCACCGGACCAGCGGCTACGGACCGCCCAGCCGGGCGGGAAGCGATGATGCATGAGGGCCGCCCCGGCGACAGGAAGGCATCATCGTTGGTGCGCCCGCCGGTAGGACCGATGCATCCGGGTAGCAACCGCGACCCACATGCATCATCCTCGGTCCACCCGGCAACGGCCGTCACCACCGCCGCCCCTCCGCCGTGGTCCGAGGCCGCTTGTCCTGCACCACGCTTCAGTGGTCAGCGACGAACGCCGACCGAGCGCTCGAACAGGAGCTTCAGCGCTTCCAGGCGGGCAGCTGCTGCGTGAGCTCGCTGAAGAGGGCGCCGTTCAGGCCGAAGACGCCCTTGACCTCCGCCAGCACGAGCTGCTGCTCGACCGGGTCGAGGGCCAGGGCGTCGAGCCGCTCCCGGTAGGCGTCCTTGTAGGGCTTCGGCTTGGGGATGTCGGGGAACGCGTAGAACGCGACCCCAGCCCCGTCGAGCCCGAGCTCGCGCGCCAGGAGGCGTCCGATGGCCTGGCCGCCGGACAGGTCACCGAGGTAGCGCGTGTAGTGGTGGGCCACGAAGGTACCGCCCCAGGCGGACGCCTGCTGGATCCGTGACACGTAGGCGTCGGTGGCCGGGCTGGCGTGCTCGACCATGCCGCCCCAGAACTCCAGGTCGGCGTCGATCGCGGCGAGGCGTTCGAGGCGCGGGTCGATCACGGCGGACGCGATCGGGTCGGCGGCCAACGTGGCCGCTGCACCCTCGAGCGCGGCGTAGACGCGGCGCAGGCACGAGAGGTAGACGGCATAGCCCTCGCGCGAGACGCGACCGGCGAGCAGCTCGGTCATGAACGACGAGCCCTCGGCCTCGCGGTGCTCGGCCGCGGAGCCATCCCGCAGCAGGGCCGACAGGGGTGGCGTCGGCAGCTGCGTGGGCGGCGAGACGATCGCCATGGATGATCCCTCCCCCGGGTCGAGTGCACCACCCTATGGCATCTCCTCAGTGCGTCGCCGTGGCTTCCGGCGTGCCCACCAGTCGGACCGCTCTGCTGTCGTACGGTGGCTCGGTGAGCCCCTACGAGAGTGCCCAGCGCGCCGCCGACGTCCTCCGCGAGCGCACCGGAGGCGGCGACCACGACGTCGCCGTCGTCATGGGATCGGGCTGGATGCCGGCCGCCGACGTCCTGGGCGAGCCCGAGCACGAGGTGCCGCTGGCGGAGCTGCCTGGCTTCAGCGCACCCGCGGTGGCGGGTCACGGTGGCACCGTCCGCTCCCTGCGGCTCGGCGACCGCCGCGCCCTGGTGTTCCTGGGACGCACCCACTTCTACGAGGGCAAGGGCGTCGAGGCGGTCGTGCACGGGGTGCGCACGGCGGCCGCGGCCGGGGTCCGGAGCCTGGTGCTCACGAACGGGTGCGGCGGGCTCGTCCCCGAGTGGACCCCGGGCACGCCGGTCCTCATCAGCGACCACATCAACCTGACCGCCGCCTCGCCCCTGGTCGGGGCCACCTTCGTCGACCTGACCGAGGTCTACTCCCGCCGCCTGCGCGACCTCGTCCGCGAGATCGACCCGACGCTCGCGGAGGGCGTCTACGCGCAGGTCACCGGCCCGCACTACGAGACCCCGGCCGAGATCGGCATGATCCGGGCCATCGGCGGGCACCTGGTGGGCATGTCCACCGCACTCGAGGCCATCGCGGCCCGGGAGGCCGGGCTCGAGGTGCTGGGCATCTCGCTGGTCACCAACCACGCCGCGGGCACGACGGGCGAGCCGCTGAACCACGAGGAGGTCCTCGACGCCGGCCGGCAGGCCGCGACCCGCATGGGTGGACTCCTCGCCG from Aeromicrobium sp. Sec7.5 harbors:
- a CDS encoding NAD(P)H-quinone dehydrogenase, with protein sequence MTHVVIIGGGPGGYEAALVAARHGAEVTIVERDGWGGSTVLTDCVPSKTLIATADVLTEVAESLELGVELPSGVHADLAKVNRRVLDLAQAQSSDIGERLSSSGVRIVRGAGRLVSGTTVEVTTADGATESVAADAVLVATGAHPRVVDSAQPDGERILTWEQVYALQEVPEHMVVVGSGVTGAEFASAYNGLGARVTLVSSRDRVLPGEDPDAADTIEDVFRRRGMDVLGNSRMASVERCAIDGGGDGVRVTLTDGRTVEGSHCLLALGSIPNTDGLGLAENGVLLDDGGFVRVDRVSRTTAPGVYAAGDCTGVLMLASVAAQQGRIAMSHVLGSAVHPLDLSQVSSNIFTSPEIATVGLSQKKLDEQGIQADVAMLPLSANPRAKMQGVRDGFVKLFARRGSGTVIGGVIVGPRASELIHVVSLAVMTSLTVDQVANAFTVYPSMSGTVAEVARRIHRPE
- a CDS encoding biliverdin-producing heme oxygenase, with the protein product MAIVSPPTQLPTPPLSALLRDGSAAEHREAEGSSFMTELLAGRVSREGYAVYLSCLRRVYAALEGAAATLAADPIASAVIDPRLERLAAIDADLEFWGGMVEHASPATDAYVSRIQQASAWGGTFVAHHYTRYLGDLSGGQAIGRLLARELGLDGAGVAFYAFPDIPKPKPYKDAYRERLDALALDPVEQQLVLAEVKGVFGLNGALFSELTQQLPAWKR
- a CDS encoding purine-nucleoside phosphorylase, whose amino-acid sequence is MSPYESAQRAADVLRERTGGGDHDVAVVMGSGWMPAADVLGEPEHEVPLAELPGFSAPAVAGHGGTVRSLRLGDRRALVFLGRTHFYEGKGVEAVVHGVRTAAAAGVRSLVLTNGCGGLVPEWTPGTPVLISDHINLTAASPLVGATFVDLTEVYSRRLRDLVREIDPTLAEGVYAQVTGPHYETPAEIGMIRAIGGHLVGMSTALEAIAAREAGLEVLGISLVTNHAAGTTGEPLNHEEVLDAGRQAATRMGGLLADVLTRI